Proteins co-encoded in one Sediminispirochaeta bajacaliforniensis DSM 16054 genomic window:
- a CDS encoding thymidine kinase — protein sequence MNEVKNNPETISFLKSLGFPSVRVHHSFNHFDFSRPDRRILVIGPMGSGKTEYSARVWRDAQVALTKSEAIARETSTDGADRRKVFFIRSLLDTQRFPDYPEDALAYRGGYERCGDYIARISDSFALEKLVHDMPEIGTWIVDEASFYDERLVYVVRNECQRRGLIFIFPALILNFRRDIFNPTARLMLETATDVFPLTAYCEHPDCLEDSFYTYRYYQIDGEECPALYFDPLIVIGGDRKKEDAVEPNYCTRCDRHHYLPGKEYTFFTLKPLGQQASGGNSDPLKRELAALQERRGNSLLARHLRDKFGHDEEQRVNLNALKVARIAERALIYLYAEQNLIPEELLLKLVNELGLDRAYMKKTLSENGRLVNLDQQILDGF from the coding sequence ATGAACGAAGTCAAGAACAATCCGGAGACCATCAGCTTCCTCAAAAGCCTCGGATTTCCCAGTGTGCGGGTGCACCATTCCTTTAATCATTTCGATTTTAGCCGTCCCGATCGCCGAATCCTTGTCATCGGGCCTATGGGATCGGGCAAAACCGAGTATTCGGCGCGGGTCTGGCGCGATGCTCAGGTTGCCCTGACAAAAAGCGAAGCTATTGCTCGGGAAACCAGTACCGACGGGGCCGATCGCAGGAAGGTTTTTTTTATTCGTTCGTTACTGGACACCCAGCGATTTCCCGATTATCCGGAGGATGCTCTTGCCTATCGGGGTGGATATGAGCGTTGCGGCGATTACATCGCCAGGATAAGTGACTCCTTTGCCCTTGAAAAGCTTGTACACGACATGCCGGAAATCGGTACCTGGATCGTTGATGAGGCCAGTTTTTACGATGAGCGGCTTGTCTACGTTGTACGAAACGAATGCCAGCGTCGTGGACTTATCTTCATCTTTCCTGCTTTGATCCTGAATTTCAGGCGCGATATTTTCAATCCCACGGCCCGGCTCATGCTCGAAACCGCCACCGATGTTTTTCCCCTGACCGCTTACTGTGAGCATCCCGACTGCCTTGAGGATTCTTTCTATACCTACCGCTACTACCAAATAGATGGAGAGGAGTGTCCCGCTCTCTATTTTGATCCGCTCATCGTGATTGGGGGGGACCGAAAAAAAGAGGATGCCGTGGAACCGAATTATTGTACCCGCTGCGATCGCCACCATTACCTCCCCGGCAAGGAGTACACCTTTTTTACCTTGAAACCTCTCGGCCAGCAGGCCAGCGGAGGCAATAGTGATCCGCTGAAACGGGAGCTTGCCGCCTTACAGGAGCGAAGAGGGAATTCCCTTCTCGCCCGTCATCTGCGGGACAAATTCGGACACGATGAGGAACAGCGGGTAAACCTGAATGCCCTCAAGGTTGCCCGCATTGCCGAGCGTGCCCTTATCTATCTTTATGCCGAGCAAAACCTGATCCCCGAAGAATTGCTGTTGAAACTCGTAAATGAATTAGGGCTGGACCGGGCATACATGAAAAAAACATTATCGGAAAATGGCCGACTCGTTAATCTGGATCAACAGATACTCGACGGCTTTTAG
- a CDS encoding 8-oxo-dGTP diphosphatase — protein sequence MLAEKLSTPIYYLMLSIMILNLFQRKHMATGEKKRFATLWLAGTLLILQIEIGLLAANKQPDWMLIPAFALYAVILFLLRKKIFVFRRTCASCGAPLASREFIGRDDNLCATCAPTPEGEEKPEEEKKEKPQPITIAAPEIDEENRHTLGKGTPREEIPRDTDGIDWEAWEFAEKAVLCYLFRGDEVLLIHKKTGLGRGLVNAPGGRIEAAEMPIDAAIREMQEETGITPKELKEVASLHFIFTDGYSLKGTVFFAYNHEGEARATDEADPFWTPVGEIPFDKMWEDDALWLPKVLEGKRVTGYFIFEDEAMVSQKIIES from the coding sequence ATGCTTGCTGAAAAACTATCAACCCCTATTTACTATCTGATGCTTTCGATCATGATCCTCAATCTTTTTCAAAGAAAGCATATGGCAACAGGAGAGAAGAAACGTTTCGCCACCCTGTGGCTTGCCGGAACTCTTCTTATCTTACAGATCGAGATCGGACTTCTCGCAGCGAATAAACAACCCGATTGGATGCTCATTCCCGCCTTTGCCCTTTACGCAGTCATCCTTTTTTTGCTGAGAAAGAAGATCTTTGTCTTCCGGCGGACCTGCGCCTCTTGCGGCGCACCTTTAGCCAGCAGGGAGTTCATCGGCAGAGATGACAACCTCTGTGCCACCTGCGCTCCGACACCGGAGGGAGAAGAGAAACCGGAAGAGGAAAAGAAAGAGAAGCCTCAGCCGATAACCATCGCAGCTCCAGAGATAGATGAAGAGAACCGTCATACACTGGGAAAGGGTACGCCTCGAGAAGAGATCCCCCGGGACACAGACGGAATCGATTGGGAGGCCTGGGAATTTGCGGAAAAAGCGGTCCTCTGCTATCTCTTTCGGGGAGACGAGGTACTACTGATACATAAGAAAACTGGACTGGGCAGGGGCCTTGTAAATGCTCCCGGCGGTAGGATAGAGGCAGCGGAAATGCCTATCGATGCAGCAATCCGTGAAATGCAGGAAGAGACCGGCATTACGCCAAAAGAGCTGAAAGAGGTTGCCAGCCTCCATTTCATCTTCACCGACGGCTATTCGCTCAAAGGAACGGTTTTCTTTGCCTATAACCATGAAGGCGAAGCACGAGCAACCGATGAAGCCGATCCATTCTGGACCCCAGTGGGGGAAATCCCGTTTGATAAGATGTGGGAAGACGATGCTCTCTGGCTTCCGAAGGTCCTTGAAGGGAAAAGGGTCACCGGCTATTTCATCTTTGAGGATGAAGCCATGGTAAGCCAAAAGATCATCGAATCATAA
- a CDS encoding DMT family transporter → MTHLMLIAAAFIWGINPMIMKIGLATIDPLRYNTLRLLLAFLVSLIFVLLGRRWKPVAKEDRKRFIAVGLGGFFIFQGGYTFGVHDTAASISAIILALLPVFVAVISIVTRQEKITVKKALGIALSVLGVVAITAGGEAVSVKGTYFRGVLLLIIAEFAYAVYTVYVRPLTKRYSIEQIVCIVIFIVLLPFLLISLPVFLRSGLFFPTPAEFFSIGYAGTFGILIGNVLWSHGVKRIGSTGTSMYSNLSPIFGVIAGFLVLAERLAPLQAAGGAAVLLGVWVVNRKKA, encoded by the coding sequence ATGACCCATCTCATGCTCATCGCCGCGGCCTTTATCTGGGGAATAAATCCGATGATCATGAAAATAGGCCTTGCGACCATTGATCCCCTTCGCTACAACACCCTTCGACTGCTGCTGGCCTTTCTTGTCTCTCTTATATTCGTTCTGCTGGGAAGACGCTGGAAGCCTGTAGCAAAAGAGGATAGGAAGCGGTTCATTGCGGTAGGGCTCGGTGGTTTTTTTATCTTCCAAGGTGGCTACACCTTTGGTGTACACGATACGGCGGCAAGCATTTCGGCAATTATCCTCGCCTTGCTTCCTGTTTTCGTTGCCGTCATCTCCATTGTAACCCGGCAGGAAAAAATCACTGTAAAAAAGGCCCTGGGAATAGCCCTTTCGGTTCTCGGTGTGGTGGCCATTACCGCCGGAGGAGAAGCTGTTTCCGTCAAGGGCACCTACTTTCGAGGGGTCCTGCTCCTGATCATTGCAGAGTTTGCCTATGCCGTATACACCGTATACGTACGCCCACTTACAAAACGATATTCCATCGAACAAATTGTCTGTATTGTGATCTTTATCGTACTGCTCCCCTTTCTGCTGATTTCGCTTCCCGTTTTTTTGCGGTCGGGTCTGTTCTTCCCGACGCCGGCTGAATTCTTCAGCATCGGCTATGCTGGGACCTTCGGGATTCTGATCGGAAATGTCCTTTGGAGTCATGGGGTAAAACGAATCGGCAGCACCGGCACAAGCATGTACAGCAATCTTAGTCCGATCTTCGGTGTCATCGCCGGTTTTCTTGTACTCGCCGAGCGCCTCGCCCCTCTCCAGGCAGCCGGAGGAGCAGCCGTGCTCCTCGGTGTTTGGGTCGTGAACAGAAAAAAGGCTTAG
- a CDS encoding VWA domain-containing protein, with the protein MNRFAAVVCITVFLASAFTLSAETLQITQIDSSSLLLSQSVDLYVSLTDDTGTPLKGISGDSFQLFESDGPDTFSEPMLIRSLAPNPHESQGLSILLLMDNSGSMYDTLSGDPTGDPALMRTTYARNALRTFVGSSFHAGDSVSFATFNTNVVLHADEAGDPVVMDMLLSGIRRPGTDESYTELYHALADMALPVGERSGRRAVIVLSDGEDYSYAAHSGNLHPIYGNQQLSPDEVVEEYIRNGVTLYAIHFGLEKDQYLGEMALKTGGAVYDAKDQEELTGIYHDIRQKIDGEYLIRYRAGMFPTDKTYVKLIHKSPEGNSEAVRYYYTSTMFGQPVVPFPWKIFLILPAVLLIWLLLLLIRNRTFHSDAALRILRAGYGTKISSATIAIQQEKTVIGGGEQADLTLSGRGVPHDRDVTIVFDKQQKNYTIVGGAGVSVNNQPLKGERRLSGGDVLNIEGTTIVFEEPDESKN; encoded by the coding sequence ATGAATCGTTTCGCCGCTGTTGTTTGTATAACTGTTTTTTTGGCGTCTGCTTTTACACTTTCTGCAGAGACCCTGCAGATTACGCAGATAGATTCTTCATCACTGCTTCTTTCCCAGTCGGTTGATCTCTATGTTTCTCTGACCGATGATACCGGAACTCCCCTGAAGGGGATATCCGGGGATTCTTTTCAACTTTTTGAATCGGATGGTCCCGATACTTTTTCCGAACCTATGCTTATCCGATCGTTAGCTCCGAATCCGCACGAATCACAAGGCCTATCCATCCTCCTGCTGATGGATAACTCCGGGAGTATGTATGATACCCTTTCCGGTGATCCCACTGGCGATCCTGCTCTCATGCGTACCACCTATGCTCGCAATGCGCTTCGGACCTTTGTTGGCTCTTCCTTTCATGCCGGAGATAGCGTCTCTTTTGCCACCTTCAATACAAATGTTGTACTTCATGCGGATGAGGCCGGGGATCCCGTCGTAATGGATATGTTGCTTTCCGGTATTCGCCGCCCGGGAACGGACGAATCGTATACGGAACTCTACCACGCGCTTGCCGATATGGCGCTTCCTGTGGGAGAGCGGTCCGGGCGCCGGGCCGTCATTGTCCTTTCCGATGGGGAGGATTACTCCTATGCGGCCCATAGTGGAAACCTCCATCCCATCTACGGGAATCAGCAGCTTAGCCCGGATGAGGTTGTGGAGGAGTATATCCGCAATGGTGTTACCTTATACGCTATCCATTTCGGCTTGGAAAAGGACCAGTACCTTGGTGAGATGGCGCTCAAAACCGGGGGAGCAGTCTATGATGCAAAAGACCAGGAGGAATTGACAGGCATCTACCATGATATTCGGCAAAAAATCGATGGAGAGTACCTGATCCGCTATCGGGCCGGGATGTTTCCCACCGACAAGACCTATGTCAAACTGATTCATAAAAGCCCTGAGGGAAACAGTGAAGCGGTTCGTTACTACTATACCTCGACCATGTTCGGCCAGCCGGTGGTTCCTTTCCCTTGGAAAATCTTTTTGATTCTACCCGCCGTGCTTCTTATCTGGCTGTTGCTTCTCTTGATTCGCAACCGGACCTTCCATTCCGACGCTGCCTTGCGGATTCTTCGTGCAGGATATGGCACGAAGATCAGTTCGGCAACCATTGCGATACAGCAGGAAAAGACAGTGATCGGAGGAGGGGAACAGGCGGATCTTACCCTTTCCGGCAGAGGGGTTCCCCATGACCGGGATGTAACCATTGTGTTCGATAAGCAACAGAAGAACTACACCATTGTGGGAGGCGCCGGAGTTAGCGTCAACAACCAACCGCTCAAGGGTGAAAGGCGCCTGAGCGGTGGAGATGTACTTAATATCGAAGGGACTACCATCGTTTTCGAAGAACCGGACGAGAGCAAAAACTAA
- a CDS encoding FHA domain-containing protein, translated as MSIGLKRIIIIALGILAGAAAWPLMELVLSFQSFFPGYFIFSIVQGALFGLVLGLFFGSGEGLTSRNGKKLGHGLASGAAVGLIGGVIGFLFGQGVLFFILDKTSNYLAVPVARGIGWALLGLFVGAVDGIRVCSLRKTAIGALGGIIGGAAGGAAIELIRLHFSGLLVIRAVGFILFGLLVGIGYAVAERSFSFGILHVLNGPQRGREYSLSQSSFFVGTSSSNDISAEGYHDIEPRHIRFYSKGKELYIKDISGKAVTKVNEEALRGERLLKYEDVIQVGSLKICYLTE; from the coding sequence ATGAGTATCGGTCTTAAAAGAATCATTATCATAGCCTTGGGAATTCTTGCCGGTGCGGCTGCATGGCCACTGATGGAGCTTGTCCTTTCATTTCAGTCGTTTTTTCCGGGCTATTTTATCTTCAGCATTGTCCAGGGTGCCCTCTTCGGTCTCGTTCTCGGCCTTTTTTTCGGCTCTGGAGAGGGGCTGACCTCACGGAACGGAAAGAAACTTGGACATGGGCTTGCAAGTGGTGCGGCGGTCGGATTAATCGGAGGGGTGATCGGTTTTCTTTTTGGTCAGGGGGTGCTCTTTTTCATCCTTGATAAAACATCCAACTACCTTGCTGTCCCCGTGGCGAGAGGAATCGGCTGGGCGCTTCTTGGGCTTTTTGTCGGTGCTGTGGATGGCATCAGAGTCTGTAGCCTGAGAAAGACGGCAATAGGCGCTTTGGGGGGTATTATCGGCGGAGCGGCTGGCGGGGCCGCCATCGAGCTGATCCGCCTTCATTTTTCGGGGCTTCTTGTGATACGGGCCGTCGGCTTTATTTTGTTCGGCTTGCTTGTGGGAATCGGCTATGCGGTTGCCGAACGAAGCTTCTCCTTTGGCATCCTTCACGTCCTCAACGGGCCTCAGCGGGGACGGGAATACAGCCTCTCCCAATCCTCCTTTTTTGTGGGGACCTCTTCTTCGAATGATATCAGTGCAGAGGGGTATCACGATATTGAGCCTCGGCATATACGTTTTTATTCCAAGGGAAAAGAACTCTACATAAAAGATATCTCCGGGAAAGCAGTGACTAAGGTCAATGAGGAGGCACTCCGGGGAGAGCGCTTACTAAAATATGAAGATGTGATTCAGGTCGGTTCCCTGAAGATCTGTTATCTTACCGAATAG